The following is a genomic window from Benincasa hispida cultivar B227 chromosome 7, ASM972705v1, whole genome shotgun sequence.
ttattcctccatctttggaatttccataacaataagtggggtccacaagccaagagtcaaagcttttcacctataaatacccccatataattcagagaagatatacttgatacgagagTGAATTGATGTTAAATTACTGAGAGAGAGGTAGAGCTGAGTACTAatcggaagaaatccgggaagaaaagagacaagaacgagaggtgagtctcagtgctatTCTGCTAAATCCCCGTCAtaaagctctgtgcttagatctctgctaccggttgagcaagcctgagagggaagcaaatctccatctagATCGacgccaagacgttggcgcttatttgtattcatttctaactctattcatcaaccgtatttcatcttcttaatcttttcattcacaaatcatgtatcagacgctaaatagtattattgaatgtcttgatcatttccatttccacttctctgtctacttccgttcctccattaatcattttctccatgaagttttctctATCCCCtagtaattaatatggattaaacgagtaacttaatctatgttaaagagataaatgtgtttGGCTAAGGCATGGTAGACTACAttttcacctatgagagcagaagtgaagatgtcattctaatATGTTGAGAGAATGTTAGAAGAATGCGGTatctaaagcgagaagtacttccagaaatggatgcaaccttgcattcattacgttcatccctattttaccacagagatgtgggaacacggtcgatcaccgagaggtgtacgctaagggaaaaacggaaccgtacttatagctttaacacaattaaggacttgcgctgtttatattaacTATCTTTCCTAtttctgcttcgcacataagacttgccaccgcattacacgatctttgtataatcttcacagccaaccTTGACCTCGGTAttttgtatcatgaaacctgtatcttgtatcatcttagcttaggtttactttatcgcaatttattttattaccgcatctttaccactttactttactttctcccatgtttaattacttgtacacaaaactcttttataaattgaaaaaaaacccatggtcgcatgtatcacagacataacgcaataacctcaaatagtccttgtgttcgacctcggatcacaccgagaaacttgcggtggaattatacttagttccaacgtaaggaaacttgtgacaacgcacaacgtACTACAAGAATAGTcatcattaacgcatatctagaagtagtattgcatgaacTTATATCTTGTGTACATCATTGTATATCATCTTAAAACCCATGTTAcaaggagatgagacagatcagtctaacctaggccattttaatgttgctaacccatttacgaaggctctcacagctacagtgtttgagggtcacctatgaAGCATCGGTCTACAGGATAGCccgtggctggactagggcaagtgggagattttcttgtactgagCTTCtatgccatagtttattgttttgtactagtttattgtataccccactttgctttaggacaagtggaagattgttggggttaatgccctaaagtcttgtgtcctgtagtttgtaaacagtttgtacgaacgcttgtgttgttaatatatgatatttacttcacatcttgtatttttgctcagttacttgttttatttgttttaccacaaaccaataaacataaaatccctggttaactgtatgtgactcaagcatgtatgtggtgacatacaagtggatcatgttttgagtgataaccaaaatggtctgtagtatatggatataggagggaaacctcatcctgtaatgctacggatgcggcccgctttgtggaatggtcacaagtgttgtgacttgtcacagatggtctgatcttgatcattcgtgttggaaacatgcgagtgggggcgtcctatacaaagagtttgtataagacctgaccacgaagtgttaaccatctcgttatataacaccgttcatgacagagacttcacttcactaggattaccataggtaacatgacctcaatcctgaatgagttgggaactcctgccattgagagctgtcctttgatttgtatgggtgtcggtggccaggtcgctgattcaaacctaccattttggggattcgtctgatttgggagctggaaactcaactacacaagatggaattcactccttccccgaggtaggggtaagtagatagatagctcccttaaaggctgatttcgtggcttgaatgatgtggcgtcacacaccttctcttggcccgagaagtgttcacacatagttggactatgttgcattgttcattagaggaatcaatggtacttaaggagtgagatgtaactacaggggcaaaacggtaatttggctcaactgtacttacgagcatctgtgaagggtcatcgtactcatgattggttatatccgatgaatacagaaatatatctgtggtaagaagagtttagttgttggtctttagtggaatgcctgacagttaacggatggtggatctcgtggctaaagaattaagtcagttattcacagaccgttggagcttcgagccacaggtccattaggtcctctgggtagcttggataaagttgagaaccagtgtttgggttaatttgaaatgttcaaattgacaagaggaagttcgattatatatgatataaatcgactagttaattatatatgatatagttggctaaatgtatgagatacattattttggaggaaattaaatataaatatgatttatatcaagtagaggagaaaatactatagtagatatgtgatatcaaactatagggtaaaaatataatttgattatattttttaatattttagttggttaattatatgataattaatccaaaaatcatgtttggatgtgggttagtggggcaacgtcggttattgtaaccgatgaattaaaatgaaaataattttcattttgattgcCCGTCCGAATAGAAATTAGAGAAAGCGTGTTGGTGAAAGCTAATCGATCGCTTAAAAATTTcgaaagcctatacgatagtcactctccgcctaaacgatcgtacacctcgcgtctaaacgatcgcacacttgttcttacatgatcgcatagcttctctaaacgatcgtagtgtgtgccgagtttgctaaacgatcatataccatttcctagatgatcgttcagtaaaacctacacgatcgtgtagtttctcctaaacgataagcatcgtgctatgcgatagcgccttttttcttcccacttgcttattgcctacacgatccgtgcttcctccttcctgtaccaaattcaccaaagatcatactttgggttctcactccgagaatacctggggctcttttctagtggtgtcgtcctcgcGGCGTTCGTGTTTGTGcagttgttcgtgttgttgtAGTCGATGTTGCTGCTGGGTGTTGGTTGATCGGGTGGAGGGTTCCGCTGCAATGAGTTCCGAagtttgaagactgtcttcaactggtatgacactctctcccttgttatatcttgttcatagcatgccgataattattttttgtttgcataactgtacgtttgaatgtatattgtgtatttcggtcacggtgagatcggagcaatccgaacgcgctcatagAACTCTttgtaagagatccttcacgtCGGGACTGGGAACATTAATCTAAAGACTGAGTTTGGAGAAAAGTTAGTACTATGAGATGTCAGGTTTGTGCCTAGGATGAAAACAAATCTCATCTTTATTGGAAAATTGGATGATGAGGGTTACAAGTGTGAGTTTGGCAGTCGCCAATGTAAATTCATGTTGGGATCCTAGGTAGTGGCAGTTGGCCATAAAAATTCTACACTATATAGATGTCAGTTTAGTGTTGTCAAAGGATCAAAGAGACAGTGAATGCAGTTAAAGTTGTAGATGGGAGGTGTAGAGGTACAGTTGAGCTAACAGCAATGATAGCCAGTGTTGATCAGTTAGATAAAGGTCCATCGGTCCAAAAGCAATTGAAAGTTCGAGATAAGAAGTTGATGGCTATCACCAACCCTCAATTGTCAAATAGCTGAATGAATTGATGAAGTCGCAGAAACAAATAAGGGCATCAAAATGGAAGACCAGAGAAGTTATTGAGGTCAAGGATAAAATCTCCAGCTTGGCAACAGGTATGAAGGAATGAGTCAAACCATGTGCAGAATGTGTCTTCTTTAGGAAGGTGTTTAGGATTGAAGAAGATGTCAACTGATACCAATTAGCTGAAGTGGGAGaactaggggtgttcaaaaaatccgatgacccgaaaaactcgatcaacccaacccaactcgtgcagtttgggttgggttatcggctcatttgggttgggtttgattcaaataaatgaaaattttatgggttgagttggttcatgggttcacctaatataacccaaaccaacttgaaccaactcgaatttattattaactttaaaatatatattttttattacttataacacaattatttctacatatattgatttaattttatttaattccaatattttttgaataatttatttgtaAACCTTTTAAgagtagtttctttgcactttagaaagaaaattttcactatgtaaattgaaattgagttgttaatcttaattcaatatatgaaaataattaaattagatttttacatatttacattttgcttctttttagaataaaattttaaataaatgtcccgattaacccgaaccaacctaATCCAAATATTCCATGGTTGGGTttggttgggttcatttttttaataagggccattttggttgaaaaaatttacaacccgaacaattgggttggatctaaaattgggttgggtctaaaaagtctttcaacccaacccatgaacaccttAGGGAGTACGTGGCTATCCTTTATGTCTGAGGGATAGTTCCACATAGCTTGCCTATACCTCAGGACAAACACAGATGAGCTACAATTATTTTTCTGATGGTTTTCTGTTTTGTTACTTGTTTGATTTTACAAGTTTTATGTTGAACCTTGGTGTTTGTCAAGATGATCAGAGATAACAGTTATAATGAGAATTGAGTCTTGGAATTTGTCAAGATGATGAGTTTCGTTGCAGTGAAAGACAAGATTGTCGTTTTGTCTCCAAGTAGGAGAATGATAGTATTGTAGAGACAAAAATTCCATAGAAGCACACTAATGGACAATATAGTTACACACACAATCAATTTTCAAGAAAAGCCTTGAAATTGTGGTGTGAGTCTCAAATTTGGGTTTGACCCATTTACTTAGGTTTTCAGCAATTGTATCAAAATTAAAAGAGGATGAATATATAAGTTTTTTTGTGTTTTGGGCCAAAGCCCATTATGGGGCTTTGAGTTATCGTGTGTATCTGTTTTTGTTAGCTGAAGGAGGGAGGAGTGTCGCAAGGTGAAAAGTCCAGGACGGCATCTTTTTTGAACGGCAGAAGCACACCTTTTGAGCAGTCTCGTGTGTGCGGCAGTGAGAAGGGAAAAAACAATGTGTATTTTTCCTTCAGTCTTGGTATTTCTCTTTTATGGTTAATTTCAAGATACCAAATTATGATATAGGGAATCAAATAATTCGTGTTGGGCTATTTAGGAGAGTTTTGTAGcgtgagttttaaaattttacaatcTTCATCATAATAGAACATGCAATTGCAGAAGACTGGAACACATTCTCGAGTTCGGGACGAACCAATATAATTTTCGGTGTCAttcttttttcccttctcttaattatagaattattttggtaattttatgATTGTTAATTTTTTACTGAAGTGAAATACCAAACTTTTATCTTTCTATAAACAATGTTTTTAATACAGGAGGAAGCAAACCCAAGAAGCCTGATGTAATGAACAGAAAGAAAACCCCATCTTAAAAGTTTCCCAAAACTTTATACACACAATAAATTGAATCCACAGCATCCATCAATCTTTGTACTAAAAAATCCATCACAAACAGAAGAATTTTGTTCTTTCAGTGTCACATAAAGTCTACCAAAAGCAGCAATGCCATCCTTTCTGCAACAAAGAAAACCAGATGGTTAGGGAAAACAAAATTGTATATTGTAAAAGTGATGTTGGGTTTTGACAACTGCAATTTGATGAAAGTGATATAATGTAAAATGttggaaaaaataatgaataatataATGTTTTGAGAGAGTATTATCGTCggtattttaaaaaagtttgcCTAGGCGTAAGGCGTAGGTCTGGCGCCTTGTCTTAAAAAGGCGTGGCTCACAAAATAAGGCACACCTCAACCACACATTTTTTGTGAAGCCCCAAAGCTCGAAGTCCTCGACCTTGGGGTCTTctcattatttttaaagatagtaataattagggttttcctttctttattaactaaaaaatcaaatttactaagcctaaatgcaaaatttctGGTGTTTAGggatcgatttttttttaatattttcacttCAACTATGCTTTCTTTTTTCTATGTagtacttttatatatataatgcacttcacaaaaaaaaaaaaaaaaaaaaagacccgcgcttttttttttttttacacattgTACTAAGCATCAAAAGACTATTACGCTTTATTGtgccttgaacttttaaaaacatcaaCTATTATAATTTGGATCAAGGAGATATTTTTGTgtgattgtaataatttttctCTGATTTGAAGTTTTTCCACgttaatttttgtgtttataTTTCTATTActttcatttaatttctctattatttGTTCGGTAGTAACCAAATGTTTTTCCCAACAAGTAAAACATAACAGAAGAGAAGTGCAAAAGAAAAGAGAACATAACAAACCTGCTTTCTTGGATACTCGTGCTCGTGAttcttcttagcagcttcatgttttttattttggtatTGGTTTTGGTTTTGCTGTGGTATCACATTATTAGGAGTTCCAGTTCCCCCACCATTCTTCTTATTATCTCGAGCCCTGTCGAAAATCACTGTAAACCCTTCAGCAGCAGCAGGATTTTTTTCATCCCACTCACCAAATTTGGGCAGAAATGGACCCTTCTGAACAAGCAGAAAGAGCAAATCAGAAATGGAAAACAATGAAGAAAACAAAGCAAACAAGCAAAAGCAAGCACGACAACAAAATGGGCAAAGTGGAATCTTACTGATGCCATATTCGAAGCCTTGTGAAGGTTGCAGTTTTGAAGAAATGGGTAATTAAAGAGTATTTgagctgaagaagaagaagaagaagaagaagaagaagaggtgtggttgaagatgaagaggaagtTTGGGGTTTCTTATAGAGGATTTGGTTAAACGCGTAACAGCGTTTTACTGTTGTGATGAAAAGGAGGAAAATTCAAGGGCTCAAATTTGGCGGCTCAATAACGATGGCCGAATGTGAATTCAATTTATTAAGCATAAATATTATAACAACTATACTTTAAATTAATCATATCTGCATATGGttgctttgttttttttttttttaattattttttatttttctctcctaATAAAGTAAAAGTTGAATGCCTATCTACCACAATTCAGTAGAcagtttaaaatataatttgaatctGTAATAGattgtatttttatttgataactaGGTCAAAAGAATTATTTTCAGCGAATTGACAAAATTGGAAAAGGTAAACTGAAACTTGTAAAAGTTCATTTTATAGCCTTTGACCAAATATATGACCGCGTTTTGCCTTAAATTGATGCACTTTCCAATAGGAGTGGACATATAAAGGCATCGAAAATTTCGATCAAATTGAAGCCGATCGATCAAGGTTGGTGAAAATTAAAAACCGACCGATAtatacagttttttttttaaaaaaaaatctaaaaaataattagaaaagtAAACCCACTACCATCAACCCAAGCCCAAccctattgttttagtatttacttattatttttctttttatgttgcCTAAATTTCAAGCCTACTAcatgattgatttaattttttttttggtaaatatCAATTTGTAATCCTAAACTTTGGAtactgtatcaatttaaaccatgaacTTTGGACGGTataaatttaaatctcaaactaataattgtatcaatttaagttttcataagtgtattcatttaaatcctgaacttttataattgtatcaaaaCCCTccatgatgttttatttgaatatgcttgtaaaaatttaaagtttaaattgatctatttatgaaagttcaacgtttaaattgatacacttaagaaaatttaaggtttaaattgatacaattattagtttggagtttaaattaatacaactcCTAAAGTTCAAAGTCTAGATTGATACAACCTCTaaagttcagagtttaaattgatacaaccatTATAGTTTGAGTATGAATTGATTTTTGCcttaaattttttcataaaaaaatgattgatttaaattttaaaaagttgcaAATTATGTTGACCTAACAATAACACTTCATTGAttcatcttttattttcatttatgttGGCTTTGcttacacaaaaaaaaaggacaaaactGACACCAACCGATACACATCCCTACTTTCTaacattaacaaaattaaagaaaattatattgtttttcaaatatttgaaaaaacgtttttcattttgttttcaaataactAGAAAAGGTTTATATTATTGTGTAGGTTAAAAGTCACTAAAAAATTTTGGGAAGTTGAAAGTtgttttaaatactactttgattctcatatttttaattttggttcattttactTATTGTAccttcaaaatgttcattttggtatCTACACtttcaacttttgtttattctAGTCTTTGTAacttcaaaatattcatttcgatctttgtactttcaacttttgaatattttggttcttgtacttttaaaaagtaactattttgatcccttcatttttatttttctttcatttctaaataataaaaaaaggtcactttttaaaagttcatgaaTCAAAAATAAACTCATAAGGACCAAAAcgaacattttgaaaatataggaaccaaaatgaacattcTAAAAGTACATGAACCAAAATGAACATCCTGAAAGTACATgaaccaaaatgaactaaaactAAAAGTACAAGACCAAAGTAGAATTTAAACTCGGGTCAAACTAAAAATATAGGAACCAAGCTATCTACAACTTAGGGTTTTGGAGAAAGAATAATTGTCACTAAAAAAATGTGattcaaaacatatttttgttctaaaaaaggGGAAAATATTTCCCAAAAGAAGTTATCATTACACGTTgtctttttctaaaaagaatTATACATCGACTTTTAAACGGCCAGCTACTAGAAATAAGTTGGAACCTTGGTAGCGTTAGAAAGTTACATAATTGACCATGTAAACTGAAGAAAATGGTCAATGAAAGTGTAGATTGACGAAcgaaatgaaaaggaaaagtaTCAAGGCCTATATTCTATTATTCATCTATAACTTGATCTATCATCTAACACGTACAGAAAAGAAATGAGTTCTCTGAACTCCTAAAAGTTGAGTCCCGAGAACCAAATATAGGCGTGACAACAGGTATAATCTAATGAAGTCAATAAATgaaccaagaaaaaaaataaagaggaTTGTTGCAATATACATGATACAAATTACCGACACGTGAAGGAAATCTCTTGGGTGGTGGATGGTTTCTATTTGGGTCACAAAATGGTTCCCAGTAACCATATATGTAACAAGAACCAGTAGGTTATGAGGCTGAGCCTTGCGCCTGGACGACTCATTAAAATTCGCCCACCAGAAACCCTGCAAAGGGATTAGCATCA
Proteins encoded in this region:
- the LOC120081815 gene encoding protein NOI4-like isoform X1 gives rise to the protein MASKGPFLPKFGEWDEKNPAAAEGFTVIFDRARDNKKNGGGTGTPNNVIPQQNQNQYQNKKHEAAKKNHEHEYPRKQKGWHCCFW
- the LOC120081815 gene encoding protein NOI4-like isoform X2, with protein sequence MASGPFLPKFGEWDEKNPAAAEGFTVIFDRARDNKKNGGGTGTPNNVIPQQNQNQYQNKKHEAAKKNHEHEYPRKQKGWHCCFW